The following DNA comes from Dysgonomonadaceae bacterium PH5-43.
GCAATGGGGCATCCCATACGGATTGCGATACTCCAGATGCTTGCCAGCCAAACGTGTTGTTTTCACGGAGATATGTCGGAATTACTACCTATCGCCAAAAGCACCTTGTCTCAGCATTTGAATGAATTGAAAGATGCGGAATTGATACAAGGAGAAATCACACCTCCAACGGTTAAGTATTGTATCAATAAAGAAAATTGGACTTTTGTAAAAGAGCTGTTAGGCGGATTTATAGAAAGTGTGGCAACATCGAAAGGTGGCTGTTAATAGCTGTTTTTTTGTCTGGAGTATTCGTTGAATTACGAACTGCGAACAGAGGATATAAAGTTAAACGATAATTAAAAAACAATCAACATGAAAAAAAGTATTCTATTTGGATTACTGGTCTTATTACTGACCGCTTGTGGTGGTAATACACAAAAAAACAATCAAGAATCATCTGGTGTAACGGAAGTCAAAACGCAACTTGCTGATACTTCCACGGTAAATGTTTACTATTTCCACGGTAAACAGCGTTGTAAAACGTGCATTGCGGTAGGTGATGTTACAGAAAAAACGATAAAGGAACTTTATACGGATAATCCTTATGTGAAATTCATTGAAGTAAAGACCGATGAAGAGCAAAATGCTTCGCTTGTAGAAGAATACGAAGTAACATGGAACGCCCTCATCATTGCTAAAGGCGATAACCATGTTGAAATAACCAAAGAGGCATTTGCCAATGCTTTGAACAGTCCTGAAAACCTTGCCAACCTTATCAAAACCGAAGTCGATAAAAGGTTATGATGGAGTATTTACAAAACCTTGCCGACGGATCAAATTGGCCGATACTAACAACGTTTGTATTAGGCTTAATGACTGCTATCAGTCCTTGTCCGTTGGCAACGAACATTACAGCAACCGCCTATTTGAGCAAAGATATAGGCGTGAAACACCGTGTGTTACTCAACGGATTGTTTTATACGCTTGGACGGATGTTCACTTATACAGCACTCGGACTTATATTTTATTTCGGTGCAAGCCAGTTTCAGGTAGCACGGCTATTACAGAACATCGGTGGTGTGTGGTTGGGTATAGCGCTTATCGTTATCGGAATTTTAATGCTCGACATTATTAAATGGAATATTCCGGGAATGGGAAAGTTCAGATTCAAACTCGAAAAGAAAAAAGGCAGGAAAAGTTACCTTGATGCCTTTATTCTCGGATTATTATTCGCACTTGCCTTTTGCCCATACAGCGGGGTACTTTATTTCGGCGGTCTGATTCCTATAACTATCGCCAGTCCGTCAGGGCTGTTACTCCCTCCTGTATTTGCCATAGCAACAGGACTTCCCGTAATCGTTATAGCGTGGCTTTTAGCATACAGTGTCGGCAATGTCGGTAAGTTCTACAACAAAATGAACGTCTTTCAAAAATGGTTTAAGCGTATAGTTGCAGCCCTATTTATTATGGTTGGGATTTATTATGTCATCATAAGTGTTTAGAAACAAATTTAATATAACAAGGTATGGAAATTATTGTATTGGGTACAGGTTGCACCAAATGTAAAACAACCTATGAAATTGTAAAGAAAGTAATCACAGAAAACAATCTGGATGTAAATCTCTCCAAACAAGAAGATATTATGGAAATTATGAAATATAATGTGATGACTTTGCCGGGCATAGTTGTAGACGGTGAAGTAAAAATCAAAGGCTATGTTCCTTCCGAAAGTGAAATTCTGAAGATAATTCGTAACTTTTAATTCGTAATTGATATGAAAGAGTTAAAAATCCTACTTTGGATGATCGTTATTTTTGCTGCGGTATTTTTCCTGCCGTTAGAAAGTGAACGGTTTATGACTGCGATTGATGCTACACTCGACCTATCGAAATGGTACGCACAAGAGCACGTTATTATGTGCCTTCTGCCTGCCTTTTTCATTGCAGGCGTGATAGCAGTTTTTATCAGTCAGGGTGCAGTATTGAAATATTTCGGAGCCAATGCAAAGAAATGGCTTTCCTATACTGTTGCTGCTGTTTCGGGTGCTATCTTGGCGGTATGTTCCTGTACGATATTACCCTTGTTTACCAGTATTTATAAACGTGGAGCCGGATTAGGGCCTGCTATTGCATTCCTGTATTCAGGACCGGCAATCAGCATACTGTCTATTATTCTCACATGGCGTATTCTTGGAGTGGAAATGGGTGTCGCCCGTATGATTGGGGCAGTTACATTTTCTGTTATTATCGGACTGATGATGTCGTTTATCTATCGCAAAGAGGAAAAAGCGAAAAAAGAAGAACAGATGAACATTACTGTTCCTCCAGCTAAACGCCCGATGTCGAAAACTATGTTTCATTTCTTCACTTTGGTGTTGATACTTGTCTTTGCTAATTGGGGCGCACCTGCTGCCGATGATACTTCGAGTATCTGGTTCTACATATTTACTTATAAATGGTATATTACAGGGGTATTGGCTCTTATGCTTGCCTATTCTCTGATAGCCATATTAAAGATTAAATGGCAATGGGTTATAACCGGAGTTATTGCTACGGCAAGTTCGGCGGTATTGGCAAACCTGCTTATACCAAATCCGAAACTGGTTCCGCTTGTTCCGATGATTGTCGGTATTACTGCCCTATCCCTTATTACCTTGTTGGATAAACGTGATCCAGAAAATAAAGAATGGACACTCTCAGCATGGGGATTCGCCAAACAGATTATGCCGTTGCTCGCTATCGGAGTGGTTACAGCAGGCTTTCTACTCGGCTCTACGCACGATAATACTGCGATTGCGGGTGTGATACCCAACGAATGGATTGAATGGGCAGTAGGTGGAAACTCACTTTTATCTAATTTTTTTGCCAGTTTTACAGGAGCGTTTATGTACTTTGCCACACTAACCGAAGTGCCTATAATTCAAGGATTACTTGCTTCTGGTATGGGAAAAGGTCCAGCATTAGCTTTGCTACTGGCGGGTCCTTCACTATCCCTGCCTAATATGCTTGTTATACGTGGAGTTATGGGCACGCAAAAAACTATTGTTTATGTAACGTTGGTTATCATTATGGCAACAATCTCGGGTCTCGTTTACGGAGCATTTTTTTAATAATACAACTGTTATACTTACTTATTAGAAACTTTCAGGTAATTAATATTTCTTTTCTTTGTTAAACAAAATATTATTTTTACATTTGTTGCCAAATTAAGGATATAATATTCTATTAAATAAATTATTTATGAAAAATTTCAATTTA
Coding sequences within:
- a CDS encoding ArsR family transcriptional regulator (product_source=KO:K03892; cath_funfam=1.10.10.10; cog=COG0640; ko=KO:K03892; pfam=PF12840; smart=SM00418; superfamily=46785), producing MQKQKLTKEQEQIARFAKAMGHPIRIAILQMLASQTCCFHGDMSELLPIAKSTLSQHLNELKDAELIQGEITPPTVKYCINKENWTFVKELLGGFIESVATSKGGC
- a CDS encoding ABC-type glycerol-3-phosphate transport system substrate-binding protein (product_source=COG1653; cath_funfam=3.40.30.10; cleavage_site_network=SignalP-noTM; cog=COG1653; superfamily=52833) — its product is MKKSILFGLLVLLLTACGGNTQKNNQESSGVTEVKTQLADTSTVNVYYFHGKQRCKTCIAVGDVTEKTIKELYTDNPYVKFIEVKTDEEQNASLVEEYEVTWNALIIAKGDNHVEITKEAFANALNSPENLANLIKTEVDKRL
- a CDS encoding cytochrome c-type biogenesis protein (product_source=KO:K06196; cath_funfam=1.20.1560.10; cog=COG0785; ko=KO:K06196; pfam=PF13386; superfamily=118215; transmembrane_helix_parts=Outside_1_14,TMhelix_15_37,Inside_38_57,TMhelix_58_80,Outside_81_94,TMhelix_95_117,Inside_118_137,TMhelix_138_160,Outside_161_169,TMhelix_170_192,Inside_193_211,TMhelix_212_231,Outside_232_233); this encodes MMEYLQNLADGSNWPILTTFVLGLMTAISPCPLATNITATAYLSKDIGVKHRVLLNGLFYTLGRMFTYTALGLIFYFGASQFQVARLLQNIGGVWLGIALIVIGILMLDIIKWNIPGMGKFRFKLEKKKGRKSYLDAFILGLLFALAFCPYSGVLYFGGLIPITIASPSGLLLPPVFAIATGLPVIVIAWLLAYSVGNVGKFYNKMNVFQKWFKRIVAALFIMVGIYYVIISV
- a CDS encoding small redox-active disulfide protein 2 (product_source=TIGR00412; cath_funfam=3.40.30.10; cog=COG4001; pfam=PF13192; superfamily=52833; tigrfam=TIGR00412), yielding MEIIVLGTGCTKCKTTYEIVKKVITENNLDVNLSKQEDIMEIMKYNVMTLPGIVVDGEVKIKGYVPSESEILKIIRNF
- a CDS encoding uncharacterized membrane protein YraQ (UPF0718 family) (product_source=COG0701; cog=COG0701; ko=KO:K07089; pfam=PF03773; transmembrane_helix_parts=Inside_1_4,TMhelix_5_22,Outside_23_41,TMhelix_42_64,Inside_65_84,TMhelix_85_107,Outside_108_116,TMhelix_117_139,Inside_140_143,TMhelix_144_166,Outside_167_191,TMhelix_192_211,Inside_212_217,TMhelix_218_240,Outside_241_249,TMhelix_250_269,Inside_270_275,TMhelix_276_295,Outside_296_309,TMhelix_310_332,Inside_333_352,TMhelix_353_375,Outside_376_394,TMhelix_395_417,Inside_418_423,TMhelix_424_443,Outside_444_444), which gives rise to MKELKILLWMIVIFAAVFFLPLESERFMTAIDATLDLSKWYAQEHVIMCLLPAFFIAGVIAVFISQGAVLKYFGANAKKWLSYTVAAVSGAILAVCSCTILPLFTSIYKRGAGLGPAIAFLYSGPAISILSIILTWRILGVEMGVARMIGAVTFSVIIGLMMSFIYRKEEKAKKEEQMNITVPPAKRPMSKTMFHFFTLVLILVFANWGAPAADDTSSIWFYIFTYKWYITGVLALMLAYSLIAILKIKWQWVITGVIATASSAVLANLLIPNPKLVPLVPMIVGITALSLITLLDKRDPENKEWTLSAWGFAKQIMPLLAIGVVTAGFLLGSTHDNTAIAGVIPNEWIEWAVGGNSLLSNFFASFTGAFMYFATLTEVPIIQGLLASGMGKGPALALLLAGPSLSLPNMLVIRGVMGTQKTIVYVTLVIIMATISGLVYGAFF